A genomic region of Bombus pyrosoma isolate SC7728 linkage group LG6, ASM1482585v1, whole genome shotgun sequence contains the following coding sequences:
- the LOC122568685 gene encoding uncharacterized protein LOC122568685, producing the protein MNYCGNINFVEYNIDSENTVIQLCKQFLQASLCSVMKEGIGIIDLRLHKVTKVSNKEIDLLNTCKNKNSQLDECSSMILKILASPGVTDIQKWPFNYFQTDLLIKEEIIVTNCLAAADCDWLNKVFSIKKNMNILNFCNICEKQRVCVLIQTPIFNSIEK; encoded by the exons atgaattattgtggaaatataaattttgttgaataCAATATTGATTCAGAAAACACAGTTATTCAGTTATGTAAACAATTCCTGCAAGCATCATTGTGTTCAGTTATGAAAGA GGGCATAGGTATAATAGATTTAAGATTACATAAAGTAACAAAAGTAAGcaataaagaaattgatcTATTAAATacttgcaaaaataaaaattcacaattgGATGAATGCAGCAGcatgattttaaaaattttagctTCGCCTGGAGTAACAGATATCCAAAAATGGCCCTTTAACTATTTTCAAACTGATTTACTgattaaa gaAGAAATAATAGTAACTAATTGCTTGGCAGCAGCAGACTGTGACTGGTTAAATAAAGttttttcaataaagaaaaatatgaatatcctaaacttttgtaatatttgcGAAAAACAACGTGTTTGTGTACTTATACAAACGCCAATTTTCAACTCTATTGAAAAGTAA